In one Nocardia tengchongensis genomic region, the following are encoded:
- a CDS encoding FAD-dependent monooxygenase, which yields MGVEADVIIVGAGPTGLMLAGELRLTGVRALVLERHPQPRETPKASGLGGRILDVLRYRGLLERMEKVADGGYPPPRFPFGGVHVDLTTMSDPPMRALAIAQHAIERVLAESADELGAEIRRGHEVISVSQDDSAVTAHVRGPDSEYRVTARYLVGCDGGRSPIRAMAGIDFPGTTFSEVNRLAQVTIPDEVTVLANGDLEIPGTATVRSGFTRTEHGMFAVAAINGIMYLQATEDEPADYDPDDPLTLPELRDSIRRVLGHDLPLGEPTRLSRYVFQDRQAEHYRADRIFLAGDAAHLFPATGTALNCGLTDTVNLAWKLAAAVQGWAPEGLLDTYHTERHAAGARARLQTRAQVALRRGGDPAADALRTVFAELLSDEPAARRMGALVGGTDIHYPMPGTHPLTGTFAPDLTLHIEGDVTGVAELMHTPHPVLLDLSGREDLREIAEGWRNRVDIITAKTDNPPAGALLIRPDAHIAWAADLDEPTDTAAPALREALSTWFGETMSS from the coding sequence ATGGGTGTGGAAGCCGACGTCATCATCGTGGGAGCGGGCCCGACCGGCCTGATGCTGGCGGGTGAACTACGTCTGACCGGTGTGCGGGCACTGGTACTGGAACGGCACCCGCAGCCGCGGGAGACCCCGAAGGCCAGCGGGCTGGGCGGCCGGATCCTGGACGTGCTGCGCTATCGCGGACTGCTGGAGCGCATGGAGAAGGTGGCCGACGGCGGTTACCCGCCACCTCGATTCCCTTTCGGTGGTGTGCATGTGGACCTCACCACCATGTCGGATCCGCCGATGCGGGCGCTGGCCATCGCCCAGCACGCCATCGAACGCGTGCTCGCCGAGAGCGCCGATGAACTCGGCGCGGAGATCCGGCGCGGACACGAAGTGATCAGTGTGAGTCAGGATGACTCGGCCGTCACCGCGCACGTGCGCGGCCCGGACAGCGAGTACCGGGTGACCGCCCGCTACCTGGTGGGCTGCGACGGAGGCCGCAGCCCGATCCGCGCCATGGCTGGCATCGACTTCCCGGGTACCACCTTCTCGGAAGTCAACCGGCTCGCCCAGGTCACCATCCCCGACGAGGTGACCGTGCTCGCCAACGGCGACCTCGAGATTCCCGGAACAGCCACGGTCCGTTCCGGTTTCACCCGCACCGAGCACGGCATGTTCGCGGTCGCCGCGATCAACGGGATCATGTACCTGCAGGCCACCGAGGACGAGCCCGCCGACTACGACCCCGACGACCCCCTGACCCTCCCCGAACTCCGCGACAGCATCCGCCGCGTCCTAGGCCACGACCTCCCCCTGGGCGAGCCGACCCGCCTGTCCCGCTACGTCTTCCAGGACCGCCAGGCCGAGCACTACCGCGCCGACCGCATCTTCCTGGCCGGCGACGCCGCCCACCTGTTCCCCGCCACCGGCACCGCCCTCAACTGCGGCCTCACCGACACCGTCAACCTCGCCTGGAAACTGGCTGCGGCAGTGCAGGGTTGGGCCCCCGAAGGCCTGCTCGACACCTACCACACCGAACGCCACGCCGCCGGCGCTCGAGCCCGCCTCCAAACCCGCGCCCAGGTAGCACTCCGCCGCGGCGGCGACCCGGCTGCCGACGCCCTGCGAACCGTCTTCGCCGAACTACTCTCCGACGAACCAGCAGCCCGCCGCATGGGAGCCCTGGTCGGCGGCACCGACATCCACTACCCGATGCCGGGTACCCACCCCCTGACCGGCACCTTCGCCCCCGACCTCACCCTGCACATCGAAGGCGACGTCACCGGCGTAGCCGAACTCATGCACACCCCCCACCCCGTCCTCCTGGACCTGTCGGGCCGCGAGGACCTCCGCGAAATCGCCGAAGGCTGGCGCAACCGCGTAGACATCATCACCGCCAAAACCGACAACCCCCCGGCGGGCGCCCTCCTGATCCGCCCCGACGCCCACATCGCCTGGGCAGCGGACCTCGACGAGCCCACCGACACCGCCGCCCCCGCCCTCAGGGAGGCCCTGTCGACCTGGTTCGGTGAGACTATGTCCAGCTGA